Proteins encoded by one window of Cyanobium sp. NS01:
- a CDS encoding rubredoxin: protein MTEEITPQGQEIPAQQPAEPAASAPQAVPAPPDSVPGEPVDDPDSHRFECRSCGFVYDPAEGVRKLAIAPGTPFSDLDPVAFRCPVCRSKVGAFMDIGPRSKPSGFEENLNFGLGVNRLTPGQKNVLIFGGFALAFAFFLSLYSLR, encoded by the coding sequence GTGACCGAAGAGATCACTCCGCAGGGGCAGGAGATCCCTGCCCAGCAGCCGGCTGAGCCGGCCGCTTCTGCTCCGCAGGCGGTTCCGGCTCCACCGGACTCGGTTCCCGGCGAGCCCGTCGACGATCCCGACAGCCACCGCTTCGAGTGCCGCAGCTGCGGCTTCGTCTATGACCCGGCCGAGGGCGTCAGGAAACTGGCGATTGCCCCGGGGACGCCGTTTTCCGATCTCGACCCCGTTGCCTTTCGCTGCCCGGTGTGCCGCAGCAAGGTGGGGGCCTTCATGGACATCGGCCCGCGCAGCAAGCCCAGCGGCTTTGAGGAAAACCTCAACTTCGGCCTCGGGGTCAATCGGCTCACCCCGGGGCAGAAGAATGTGTTGATCTTCGGGGGATTCGCCCTGGCCTTCGCCTTT